The nucleotide window TGTACTTTTCTTCTACAACATTTCTTTTTACTTTTAATGTATGAGTAAGCTCAACTCCAGCCTCAAAATCTTTTTCAATAAACTTGAAATTTCCTATTATTTCATATCTTTTAAATCCATTTTTAATATTAATTGTATTTGCAATTAAATCTCTATAAAAATTTATAACTTCTTGCCTGCTTAAAAATTCAGTTAAATTAAATTTTTCATCAACTGTTACATTAAAATGTTTAGTCAAATTATCAATATCAGGAATAATTAAAGCACCTAATCTTCTTTTATCCTGACCAAGTACGACAACATTCTTTATAAAAATTGATTCCTTCAATTTCTCCTCTATTGGTTCAGGTTCAATGTTTTCACCACCTCTTAAAACTATAGTATTTTTAGCTCTACCAGTAATTTTTACTCTTTTATTTATATCCATCATACCTATATCACCAGAATTAAACCATTCACCATCCATAACCTCTTTAGTTTTATCTTCCATTTTATAATAACCTTTCATAACAATAGGACCTTTGATCCATATTATCCCTTTTTCTCCAAATCCTAATACATTATTTTCAGGATCTCTTATCTGAATATCAACATCAGGAATTAAATCACCAATCGTATGCATAACAGGGTGTTTAACATGTCTAACAGTTACAACTGGTGCTGTTTCAGTTAAACCATAGCCTTCAAGAAGCGTAATTCCAATTCCATTAAAAAAATCATCAACTATTCTTGGTAAACCACCTCCACCAGAAACACCAGCTTTAAACCTTTTTCCAAGTTTAGCTTTTATTTTTTTAAAAATTAAAATATTGCCTAAAAAATAAAAAGGTGTTAATAAAATATAAGCTATAATATTAAATGGAATTTTGACTTTTCTTAAATATTCATCTTTATATGAAAAAATTGGAACCCAACCTTTAAATGAAGCATATGCATAATATCTTAATTTTGTAAAAAAATAAAAAAACTTAAAAAGAGCAAAAGTTATTTTCCCTTTTTTCATTAAATTCTTTAATATACCTTCATATACTCCTTCCCAAACTCTTGGAACAGAAGGCAAAAATTGTGGGTTTTCCTCTTCAAGATCTCTCAATAAAATTGAAGGAAATGGCTTTGAATAAATTATAGAAGCTTTTGAATATAAAATTATATACTCGACAGTCCTTTCATAAACATGCCATGTTGGAAGTATTGCTAAAGCTGAGTCTCCCTTTTCAACTCCAATATAATCAGGAAGTCTTATTACATCTGATGCTATATTATAATGAGTTAACATGACACCTTTAGGAACTCCTGTAGTTCCCGAAGTATAAATAATAGTTGCTAAATCTTCAGGTTTTACCTTTTCTCTACAATCATTTATTTGTGGTAAATATTTTTGAAGATTTTGTTCGCTAAAATTTAATAGATCTTTAAAATATATATAATCAAAACTATTATCAATATTTTCTATTTCATCGATTATTATTAATTTTTTAACTACAGGTATTTTATTTTTTAAATTTTTTATTTTTTCATAAATATATTTATTCTCAATTATTATATAATTAATTTCTGAATGATTTAAAATATATTCTATTTCTCCTTCACTGATATTGCTGCCTCTTGGAACATCAATAGCTCCAATATACTGACAACCCAAATCTGATAATAACCACTCTATTCTATTGTCAGAAAAAATAGCAACTTTTGTGCCATTTTTAACTCCAATAGAAACTAAATATGATGAAACCTTCATGACTTCATCAAAAAGTTGATTAAAAGTATACTCTTTTTTTTCAGGTTCTTTAACTTTTACTGCTCGAAAGTCCCCCTCTACTTTAAAAAGATCAATTAATTCTGCTATAGTTTTCATAAATCCTCCAAAC belongs to Spirochaetota bacterium and includes:
- a CDS encoding AMP-binding protein — translated: MKTIAELIDLFKVEGDFRAVKVKEPEKKEYTFNQLFDEVMKVSSYLVSIGVKNGTKVAIFSDNRIEWLLSDLGCQYIGAIDVPRGSNISEGEIEYILNHSEINYIIIENKYIYEKIKNLKNKIPVVKKLIIIDEIENIDNSFDYIYFKDLLNFSEQNLQKYLPQINDCREKVKPEDLATIIYTSGTTGVPKGVMLTHYNIASDVIRLPDYIGVEKGDSALAILPTWHVYERTVEYIILYSKASIIYSKPFPSILLRDLEEENPQFLPSVPRVWEGVYEGILKNLMKKGKITFALFKFFYFFTKLRYYAYASFKGWVPIFSYKDEYLRKVKIPFNIIAYILLTPFYFLGNILIFKKIKAKLGKRFKAGVSGGGGLPRIVDDFFNGIGITLLEGYGLTETAPVVTVRHVKHPVMHTIGDLIPDVDIQIRDPENNVLGFGEKGIIWIKGPIVMKGYYKMEDKTKEVMDGEWFNSGDIGMMDINKRVKITGRAKNTIVLRGGENIEPEPIEEKLKESIFIKNVVVLGQDKRRLGALIIPDIDNLTKHFNVTVDEKFNLTEFLSRQEVINFYRDLIANTINIKNGFKRYEIIGNFKFIEKDFEAGVELTHTLKVKRNVVEEKYRKLIEELFVND